A window of Thermodesulfovibrionales bacterium genomic DNA:
CTTGACTCATGGAAGGCTGAAGCTGAGGGATATTTCGAAGAAGATCACCGCAATCATCGAGAGAGAACTGGCCGATATTAGGAAGTTTTGCAAGGAGCTCAGCAGGGGGAAATATCCGGTGTGCTGACTGGAGCGTCGGATTACATCTTCTCGGGTGCACTGAGACCAAGGATCTCGAGGCCATCTCTCAGTGCGATCCGTACAGCATCGCAGAGGGCAAGGCGTGCCTTGGTGAGTTCAGCATCTTCAGTGATTACCCGATACCTGTTGTAGTAAGGATGGAACAGTGCCGCCAGTTCCTGGAGATAGAATGTTATCCTGTGAGGTTCACGGGAAAGGACGGCCCCTGTAAAGATCATGGGATACGTCAGGAGCTTCTTAACCATCCTCAGTTCTTCCGGCGCCGAGAGAAGAGCGGTGTCGGCTTCCTGAAGGTCTTCCGGCCTTATCCCCTTTTCTCCGGCCTTGCCGAAGATACTGTTGATCCTGGCATTCGCGTACTGCACATAGAAGACCGGGTTCTCTGCTGACTGCTCCTTCGCCACCTCAAGGTCGAATTCAAGATGGCTGTCAGGCCGTCTCGTGAGAAAGATGAACTTCGTCGTATCTGCTCCGACTTCGTCTATCACCTCTCTCAGGGTGACAAATTCGCCGGCCCTCTTTGACATCTGGACAGGTTTCCCTCCCCTGAGAAGGGTCACCATCTGAACAAGGAGGACCCTGAGGTGGTCAGGCGGATACCCCAATGCCTCGATCACAGCCTTCAGCCTCGAAATATATCCATGATGGTCTGCGCCCCAGATATCGACGATCTCATCAAAGCCCTTCTCGATCTTCTTCCTGTGATAAGCGATGTCCGAAGCGAAATAGGTATACTCCCCGTCGCTCTTGACGATGACCCTGTCTTTGTCGTCATGGAACCTCGTTGCCTGAAACCAAAGGGCGCCGTCCTTCTCATAGAGATGTCTCCGGTGCCTGAGATCATCAACCGCGTTCTCCACATCATTCGTTGTGTAAAGCTCGCGCTCGCTCTGCCAGGCATCAAAGACGATTCCAAAGTCCTTCAGGTCCTTCTCTATCTCCCTGAGCATCTCCCTATAGGAAAAATCTGTAAAGAACTCTGCAGCATCCTGAAAGCTCGTCTCGGAATATCTCTTTCCCTGGAGATCGATGATCTTCCTTGCTATGCCCTCAATATAGCCTCCCCGGTATCCATCTTCAGGAAAGGGATACTCAATCCCGAGGAACTGTTGGTACTTCGCGAAGACCGAGAGTCCCAGGATCTTCACCTGTCTCCCTGCGTCATTGATGTAATATTCCCTCTCAACCTCATATCCTCCGGCCTCGAGGAGGTTTGAGAGCGCTGCGCCAACGGCAGCGCCCCGTCCGTGGCCCAGGTGTAACGGCCCCGTCGGATTGGCGCTCACAAATTCTATCTGTATCCTCTTTCCCTTGCCCACCTCTTCCCTCAAAAAGGCCTTCTTATGCTTCAGGAGGTCCATGAATTGGGCAGAAAGGTATTTCCTTGAGAAGGTGAAGTTTATGAAACCGGGCCCGGCGATCTCGATCTTTTCGAAGGCCTCCAGGGTTCCAAGGGAACGGACGATCTCCTCAGCGATCTTCCTCGGTGATTGCCTGAGGGCCTTTGCCAGACCCATGGCGACGGGAGTCGAAAGATCCCCGAAATGTTCTTCCCGCGGTATTTCGAGTTCCACCGAAATACCCTCACCGCCGATCCTCTGTACAACCTGTTCTATGATCGTCTTTACGCTCTTCTTCATCGTGATAAAGTTTAATCGCACCGCTGGTTAAAGTCAATCGTTTTGGAAACAAAAAAGAGCGTGGTCAAGAAGTGGCAGAGACTTTGACCTATGAGTCATCCATCGTCATGCCGGGAACGGTCGCCCGCTTCGTGACAGACTTCCAGGGCCGTACCGTTGAGATTTTTTAGGCCTCTCTTTAAACTAATGCCATGAGACTTCTGCCGGCAATGATGGCGATAATTCTCCTGTTTCTCATAGCGTTTCTTTTCAAAGGATACAATCTGAAGAGACAGGGGTATCAGATCACCGGTCTTTCCAAAAAGGCGACGCGCGCACTGACCATAGTCATCCTGATCCTGATTGTGGGTCTCCTGTTTAGGGTCATGGGGAAGATAGCAGTCCTCATCGGTGTTCTCATCGCTATTATTTATCTTATGAGCCTGAAGAAAAGCTAGTCAGCATATCCTCGGCAGCTGTTCTCCAAGTAGCATATCGAGGATGCGCGTGCCGCCTATCGATGTCTCGAGGAGGACCATCCCTTCAGGAGAATTTTCCACCTCTCCTATGATCCACGCATTGGCTCCGTAAGGATGTCTCTTCATGGCTGAGATGAGAGGATCCGCATCTGCCGATGCCACAACGGCCACAAGGATCCCTTCATTCGCGATATAGAGGGGATCGAAACCGAGGAGTTCACAGGCGCCCTTTACCTGTCCCGGAACAGGAAGGGAATCCTCCCTTATTCTTATGCAGAGACCGGACTCCTTTGCCGCCTCTTTAAGCGTCGTTGCAAGGCCTCCCCTGGTAGGGTCTCTCATAAAGTGTATCTCCTTCGAGGCCCCAAGCATCGACGATACAAGACCGTTGAGAGGCTTCGTATCGCTCACAACAGGAGGATCAAAGGATATACCGTTTCTCTCAGCCATCACCGCTATTCCGTGATTGCCGATTTCACCGCTTATCAGGACCTTATCGCCTTTCCTTATCCTGGAAGAAGAGATCTCCACTCCGTCGGGAACAAGTCCGATACCTGCCGTGTTGATGAATATGCCGTCACCCTTTCCCTTGTTCACGACCTTCGTATCGCCTGCAACGATCCTGACCCCTGCATATTCGGCAGCCTTTGCCATCGCTGAAACAATAGTCTTCAGGTCTGACAGCGAGAAGCCTTCTTCTATGATAAAGCCTGAAGAGAGGTAGAGAGGCCTTGCTCCGACCATGGAGAGGTCGTTTACGGTCCCATAAACAGCGAGTTCGCCGATATTCCCTCCCGGGAAGAAGATCGGCGAGACGACATAGGAATCTGTCGTAAAGGCAAGCCTTTCCGGATTGATACTGATATCGAGGATTGCCGAATCACCGTATCCGCTCATACCAAAGGCAGGTCCGAAATGACCTCCTATCAATTCGTGCATGAGCTTTCCGCCGCTTCCATGTCCGAGCAGTATCTTATCCATAGTGGGCTCCGTACTTATAGTAAGCCGCGCAACTCCCTTCGGTGCTCACCATGCACGCGCCCACAGGGTTCTCAGGGGTACAGGCCGTTGCGAAGAGGGGACAATCAAGAGGAACCTTGACACCCCGCAGGACGTCGCCACAGGAACAGGCCGAGGGCTCAGGATAGAAAGGGACTTCAGGATGAAACTTCTTTATCGCATCAAATCTCACGAATTCATCCCTGAGCTTGAGGCCGCTTCCCGGGATCAGTCCGATGCCGCGCCAGTGGGCATCGGCGGGCTCGAAATACGTGCTGATCATCGCGACGGCCTTCGGATTGCCCTCTTCCCTTACGACCGTTTTGTATTGTATCTCGACCTCAGCCCTCTTCTCCACAAGCTGTTTTATGAGAAGATAGATTCCAGTGATAATATCCTCAGCGCCGAACCCCGTTATCACGGAGGGTATGCCGTACTGCGACGCCAGGAATTCGTAAGGATGCTTACCGATGATCGTGCTCACGTGGCCAGGGAGTATGAAGCCGTCAACCATGACATCAGCCGAATCGAGGAGCGCCTTCAGCGCGGGCGGGACGAGCTTGTGGGCAGAGTAAATATAAAAGTTGCCGACTTCACTCATCTCGGCCTCGGCGAGAGTTCCGGCGATGACAGGGGAAGTCGTTTCAAACCCTGTCGCAAAGAATACGATCTCCTTATCCTTCTCCTCCATGGCAAATTTCAGAGCATCCATGGGGGAATAGACGATCCGGATGTCGGTGCCCTCTGCCCTCACATCGTCGAGGGTCTGCCTGCCGCCGGGGACTCTCATCATATCTCCGAAGGTCATGAGAACAACCTTATCGATCTTCGAAATTGCGATGGCAGAATCGACATCTCTTATCGATGTGACACAGACCGGGCAGCCCGGGCCGCTCAACAGGCTTATCTCGTCTGGTATGACACTCCTGATGCCGTGCCTGAAAATGGCGACGGTATGGGTCCCGCAGACCTCCATGAGTTTCACCGGTCTGCCGATCCTTTCGGTCATCCGTCGTATTCCGGCAATCATCGTCTTCATGCCATCACTCCTCGTTCATAGCCTAATATATCCGGCGTCTCGCCGCACCGGTCCCCGAAGTCTATGAATCAACCTGGTCGTCAAGAACCGTCGCATGACCCTTCTTCACCCTTTCCCGCACGAGATAGGCCTGTCCGAGGGAGATGCAGGCATCGTTGCAGGGAACGGACCTGTTGAGAAAGACATTCATACCGGCGGAATTCAGTAATGCCATCGTCCTTCTGAGAAGGTACATGTTCTGAAAGGTTCCCCCGCTCAGGACAACATCCTTGAGCCCGTAGGTCCCGGAGATCCACGTTGCCAGTCTTAGTATAACATTCGAGATGGTATTGTGAAATCTGCATGATATCAGCTCTTTTTCTTCGCCCTTCTCTATATCATGAATGATCCCGATGATCGTCTGAGAAAAATGGACAGAGGCTGTTCCGTCGAGAATGATATTAACCGGATAAGCCTCCTCCGTCTCTTCTCCGATGAGGGATTCAAGGCTGATCGCAGCCTCCCCTTCGAAAGTGTTCCTGTCGCAAAGCCCGATAAGGGCAGAGACCGCATCAAAGAGCCTTCCTGCTCCTGACGAGAGGGGAGAGATCTTCTGAACATTCCTGACCTTCAGAACGCTTGCAATGGCCTCCTTCCCGTATCTCTCAACAAAACCGGCCGCCTTCAGGTAATCCATTACCTCATTTCCAGCAGCGTCAGAGACATAACTAATAGCTGTCTTCCAGGGCGCCCTTATTGCTGCCTCGCCGCCCGGGAGAGGGATGTACCTGAAATGGCCTGCTCTTTCGAAGCCGTCAATATCAGCTACGAGGAATTCCCCGCCCCAGAGGTTCCCGTCTGTGCCGTACCCTGTGCCGTCAAGAATAACGCCCATGACCTTTCTCGCTAATCCGTGTTCGGCCATAGCAGCACCCATATGAGCATAGTGGTGCTGAATGCCGAAAGTTTCAACTCCTTCTCCCCCTTCAGCGACCTGTCTTAAAGCCCATTGCGTTGAAAGATAACCCGGGTGAAGGTCATGTCCGATCGCCACGGGCTTGGCCCGGTATATGGCTTTGATGTTTTCGAGGCACTCCTCAAAGAATCTCAGGGTCTCATAGTTCTCCATATCCCCTATATGCTGGCTCGGGATGGCAAAGGATCCCTTCGTCACGGTGAAGGTATTCTTCAGGTCTGCACCGCAGCCCATCACCTCGGGACCATCGGTTTCGAGTCTGATAGGCTCAGGAGCATACCCCCGTGAGCGGCGGATAAACCGTACGTCACCATCGACCCCCTGCCTCCTTTCGCTATCACTACACGCTCTTCGTCCTACCCGCAGCACAGAATCATCAACCCTCATGAAGATATCCCTGTTATGGAAAAGGACCGCATCAACGAGGGCAGATAACTTCTCCATCGCCTCGTCATCGTTCTTTACGATCGGCTCTTCAGACAGATTGCCGCTTGTCATGACGAGAGCTCTGAATTGGCAGTTGACGGAAGGGCGATCCTTAGAAAGGGGATAACGGAAGAGGAGATAATGCAGGGGGGTATAGGGCAGCATGAATCCGAAGTGGCTGTTATTGGGAGAGAGGGCTTCAGGAAGCATGTATCCCCTGTTCGACCTCTTTCTCAG
This region includes:
- the argS gene encoding arginine--tRNA ligase, encoding MKKSVKTIIEQVVQRIGGEGISVELEIPREEHFGDLSTPVAMGLAKALRQSPRKIAEEIVRSLGTLEAFEKIEIAGPGFINFTFSRKYLSAQFMDLLKHKKAFLREEVGKGKRIQIEFVSANPTGPLHLGHGRGAAVGAALSNLLEAGGYEVEREYYINDAGRQVKILGLSVFAKYQQFLGIEYPFPEDGYRGGYIEGIARKIIDLQGKRYSETSFQDAAEFFTDFSYREMLREIEKDLKDFGIVFDAWQSERELYTTNDVENAVDDLRHRRHLYEKDGALWFQATRFHDDKDRVIVKSDGEYTYFASDIAYHRKKIEKGFDEIVDIWGADHHGYISRLKAVIEALGYPPDHLRVLLVQMVTLLRGGKPVQMSKRAGEFVTLREVIDEVGADTTKFIFLTRRPDSHLEFDLEVAKEQSAENPVFYVQYANARINSIFGKAGEKGIRPEDLQEADTALLSAPEELRMVKKLLTYPMIFTGAVLSREPHRITFYLQELAALFHPYYNRYRVITEDAELTKARLALCDAVRIALRDGLEILGLSAPEKM
- the hypE gene encoding hydrogenase expression/formation protein HypE, which translates into the protein MDKILLGHGSGGKLMHELIGGHFGPAFGMSGYGDSAILDISINPERLAFTTDSYVVSPIFFPGGNIGELAVYGTVNDLSMVGARPLYLSSGFIIEEGFSLSDLKTIVSAMAKAAEYAGVRIVAGDTKVVNKGKGDGIFINTAGIGLVPDGVEISSSRIRKGDKVLISGEIGNHGIAVMAERNGISFDPPVVSDTKPLNGLVSSMLGASKEIHFMRDPTRGGLATTLKEAAKESGLCIRIREDSLPVPGQVKGACELLGFDPLYIANEGILVAVVASADADPLISAMKRHPYGANAWIIGEVENSPEGMVLLETSIGGTRILDMLLGEQLPRIC
- the hypD gene encoding hydrogenase formation protein HypD, with the protein product MKTMIAGIRRMTERIGRPVKLMEVCGTHTVAIFRHGIRSVIPDEISLLSGPGCPVCVTSIRDVDSAIAISKIDKVVLMTFGDMMRVPGGRQTLDDVRAEGTDIRIVYSPMDALKFAMEEKDKEIVFFATGFETTSPVIAGTLAEAEMSEVGNFYIYSAHKLVPPALKALLDSADVMVDGFILPGHVSTIIGKHPYEFLASQYGIPSVITGFGAEDIITGIYLLIKQLVEKRAEVEIQYKTVVREEGNPKAVAMISTYFEPADAHWRGIGLIPGSGLKLRDEFVRFDAIKKFHPEVPFYPEPSACSCGDVLRGVKVPLDCPLFATACTPENPVGACMVSTEGSCAAYYKYGAHYG
- the hypF gene encoding carbamoyltransferase HypF, with translation MAERLKIAVKGIVQGVGFRPYVYSLATSLDLKGYVTNTSDGVTIDVEGEKLPEFVARLPKESPPLSRIVDIVISPLPEEGYRDFRIIASQDDGTTAPFTLISPDVSLCDDCARELMDPLNRRYLYPFINCTNCGPRYTITRSVPYDRKNTTMSVFAMCEECSGEYHDPKDRRFHAQPNACPKCGPHITFTCGRKSAVGDQAMEKTVACLKEGKIVAIKGLGGFHIACDAENREAVEKLRERKRRSNKPFALMAPDIERIGLFCEVSEEEKRLLLSNRRPIVLLRKRSNRGYMLPEALSPNNSHFGFMLPYTPLHYLLFRYPLSKDRPSVNCQFRALVMTSGNLSEEPIVKNDDEAMEKLSALVDAVLFHNRDIFMRVDDSVLRVGRRACSDSERRQGVDGDVRFIRRSRGYAPEPIRLETDGPEVMGCGADLKNTFTVTKGSFAIPSQHIGDMENYETLRFFEECLENIKAIYRAKPVAIGHDLHPGYLSTQWALRQVAEGGEGVETFGIQHHYAHMGAAMAEHGLARKVMGVILDGTGYGTDGNLWGGEFLVADIDGFERAGHFRYIPLPGGEAAIRAPWKTAISYVSDAAGNEVMDYLKAAGFVERYGKEAIASVLKVRNVQKISPLSSGAGRLFDAVSALIGLCDRNTFEGEAAISLESLIGEETEEAYPVNIILDGTASVHFSQTIIGIIHDIEKGEEKELISCRFHNTISNVILRLATWISGTYGLKDVVLSGGTFQNMYLLRRTMALLNSAGMNVFLNRSVPCNDACISLGQAYLVRERVKKGHATVLDDQVDS